The genomic segment CTCGCTCTCATCGGACGCCACGTGCAAAAACTGCTAGGGAGCGACTTGAGCAGCGAGGTACGCGCCCGTTATCCCTTTGCCAAAGCACACGAGGCAATCCGCGATTACGAATCGGCTATGTCTGCCGGAAAAGTCTTGTTCGTCTCCACAGAAGGAACGCCCTGATGAGTTTTGCCTTGCTTGATAGTCCCTTGATTCTTTCCATCGCCTTTCACCCCCGCCCGGCAGACCCCGCCGAGGGAGAGCGGGCGGGAGAGGTGGGTATCCACAGCGGGACAATTCCGCTCAGCGCCACCACCCCAGAGGGTGAGGCGGTTCGGCTTGGCTACCGCCTCTATACAGCGCTCCCCGATCAGCCCTTGATCCTCTACTTTCACGGCAATGGCGAGATCGCCCCCGATTACGACGACATCGCCCGCTTTTACACTGAACGGGCGGGGGCGTCGCTGCTTGTGGTGGATTATCGCGGCTACGGCTGGAGTACAGGTCAGCCAAGTTTCAACGCGCTGATCGGGGATGTGCCGGACATCCTCGCTGCCCTACCGGGGATCAGAGCGGAGGGGGGTATCAGCCCGACCCCCCCCCTCGTCGTTATGGGGCGTTCGCTCGGCAGCGCCCCCGCCATCCACCTAGCCCACACCACGCCGGAGGCAGTCAGGGGGCTGATCTTGGAGAGCGCCTTCACCGACATTCTCTCCCTGATG from the Anaerolineales bacterium genome contains:
- a CDS encoding alpha/beta fold hydrolase — encoded protein: MSFALLDSPLILSIAFHPRPADPAEGERAGEVGIHSGTIPLSATTPEGEAVRLGYRLYTALPDQPLILYFHGNGEIAPDYDDIARFYTERAGASLLVVDYRGYGWSTGQPSFNALIGDVPDILAALPGIRAEGGISPTPPLVVMGRSLGSAPAIHLAHTTPEAVRGLILESAFTDILSLMIRLGAPGNVIGNALDPLGNGRKMREITLPTLILHGQEDTLIPIDHAERLYEASAAPPERKTLLRIPNAGHNDLLRHGLWDYFDAIAAFLKGL